In Streptomyces sp. NBC_00306, a single genomic region encodes these proteins:
- a CDS encoding PucR family transcriptional regulator, with translation MPPTLASLVQHSALKLTVRSGEDRLETPVRWAHVSELADPVPYMEGGELLLVTAMTLDAEDPEAMRRYVRRLVGAGVVGLGFAVGVYYEDIPDALLDAAKAEDFPLLAVPRRTPFLAISKAVSAAIAADQYRAVTAGFEVQRELTRAALAEGPGAVVAKLAAHVDGWAALYDASGSVVAASPEWAARRAARLTGDVERLRERAAPASAVVGDTDDDRVELQSLGSGRRVRGALAVGTGAPLGTASRYAVHSAVALLTLSTERSRAFQEAEQRLGAAVLRMLLSGQPDHARAVAGDLYGGLLDAPFRLLIAEPAGEQAPGAEQPLQAFADMLESAAARAAEPVLAVPDTEDRLVVLAADGGAVVTACTAAYGEQESDDAALVVGLSAPTGPIAAAGAYKQCEQALSVARRRGRALVEHEELAAGSILPLLADDAVRAFADGMLRALYEHDATGRGDLVASLRAWLSRHGQWDAAAADLGVHRHTLRYRMRRVEEILGRSLDDPDVRMELWLALKTSAGSA, from the coding sequence ATGCCGCCCACGCTCGCCTCGCTCGTCCAGCACTCGGCGCTCAAACTCACCGTGCGCTCCGGGGAGGACCGGCTCGAGACGCCCGTGCGCTGGGCCCACGTCAGCGAGCTCGCCGACCCGGTGCCGTACATGGAGGGCGGCGAACTGCTGCTCGTCACGGCGATGACCCTGGACGCCGAGGACCCCGAGGCCATGCGCCGCTATGTGCGCAGGCTGGTGGGCGCCGGTGTCGTCGGGCTCGGCTTCGCGGTCGGCGTGTACTACGAGGACATCCCGGACGCGCTGCTCGACGCGGCGAAGGCGGAGGATTTCCCGCTCCTCGCCGTGCCGCGCCGCACACCCTTCCTCGCCATCAGCAAGGCGGTCTCCGCGGCGATCGCGGCCGACCAGTACCGCGCTGTGACCGCCGGCTTCGAGGTCCAGCGGGAACTGACCCGGGCAGCGCTGGCCGAGGGCCCCGGCGCGGTCGTCGCCAAACTGGCCGCCCACGTCGACGGCTGGGCCGCGCTGTACGACGCATCGGGCTCCGTCGTCGCGGCCTCGCCCGAGTGGGCCGCGCGGCGGGCGGCCCGCCTCACCGGGGACGTGGAACGGCTGCGGGAGCGGGCGGCGCCCGCGAGCGCGGTCGTCGGCGACACCGACGACGACCGCGTCGAACTCCAGTCGCTCGGCAGCGGACGGCGGGTGCGCGGTGCGCTGGCCGTCGGCACGGGCGCGCCACTGGGCACCGCGTCGCGGTACGCCGTCCACTCGGCCGTCGCCCTGCTCACCCTGTCCACGGAGCGCTCGCGAGCGTTCCAGGAGGCGGAGCAGCGGCTCGGCGCCGCGGTGCTGCGGATGCTGCTGTCCGGTCAGCCCGACCATGCGCGCGCGGTCGCCGGAGACCTCTACGGCGGGCTGCTCGACGCACCTTTCCGGCTGCTGATCGCCGAGCCGGCGGGGGAGCAGGCGCCGGGCGCGGAGCAGCCCCTCCAGGCTTTCGCCGACATGCTGGAATCGGCGGCGGCGCGTGCGGCCGAGCCGGTGCTCGCGGTGCCGGACACGGAGGACCGGCTGGTGGTGCTGGCCGCGGACGGCGGCGCCGTGGTCACCGCCTGCACGGCGGCGTACGGCGAACAGGAGTCCGACGACGCAGCGCTGGTCGTCGGACTCTCGGCCCCCACCGGACCGATAGCGGCGGCGGGCGCCTACAAGCAGTGCGAGCAGGCGCTCTCGGTCGCCCGGCGGCGCGGCCGGGCCCTCGTCGAGCACGAGGAACTGGCGGCGGGATCGATCCTCCCGCTGCTCGCGGACGACGCGGTACGGGCGTTCGCGGACGGCATGCTGCGGGCGCTCTACGAGCACGACGCGACCGGGCGGGGCGATCTGGTGGCCTCGCTGCGGGCGTGGCTCTCGCGGCACGGCCAGTGGGACGCGGCGGCGGCGGACCTCGGCGTGCACCGTCACACCTTGCGGTACCGGATGCGGCGGGTGGAGGAGATCCTCGGGCGGTCGCTGGACGACCCGGACGTCCGGATGGAGTTGTGGCTGGCGCTGAAGACGTCGGCCGGTTCCGCCTGA
- a CDS encoding EamA family transporter codes for MTRRAASSGTSASGTSAACTSAETLAGAGTGVDGVSAPDRRISGAVWAALAIVYVVWGSTYLGIRIVVETMPPFLSAGARFVVAGLVLGALVAWRQGPSALKVTRRQLASAAMVGLLLLLGGNGLVVLAETTVPSGLAALLIAVVPAWVVVLRRASGERPGLGAYCGVLLGLAGLAVLTLPGLSGDVQLWGVLTVIVGTLMWSVGSFSSSRIPMPANPFAASAYEMVAGGIGCALVGLGRGEQHGFVLGEVSARSWTALAYLVVFGSIVAFTAYAWLLHSAPLSLVATYAYVNPVVAVLLGALILNEELSWPIALGGAVVVAGVCLIVSTERRR; via the coding sequence ATGACACGACGCGCTGCCTCATCCGGCACATCCGCATCCGGCACATCCGCTGCCTGCACCTCTGCCGAAACTCTCGCCGGCGCCGGAACCGGGGTCGACGGGGTTTCCGCCCCCGACCGCCGGATCTCCGGAGCCGTCTGGGCGGCGCTCGCCATCGTCTACGTCGTCTGGGGCTCCACGTACCTCGGCATCCGCATCGTGGTCGAGACGATGCCGCCCTTCCTGTCCGCCGGCGCGCGCTTCGTCGTCGCGGGACTCGTCCTCGGAGCGCTCGTGGCCTGGCGGCAGGGCCCGTCCGCGCTCAAGGTCACCCGCAGGCAGCTGGCGTCCGCCGCGATGGTCGGCCTGCTGCTCCTGCTCGGCGGCAACGGCCTCGTCGTTCTCGCCGAGACAACGGTGCCCTCGGGCCTCGCCGCGCTGCTGATCGCCGTCGTACCGGCCTGGGTCGTCGTCCTGCGCAGGGCGTCCGGCGAACGGCCCGGCCTCGGGGCGTACTGCGGCGTCCTCCTCGGACTGGCGGGCCTCGCGGTTCTGACGCTGCCCGGCCTCAGCGGTGATGTACAGCTGTGGGGCGTCCTCACGGTGATCGTCGGGACCCTGATGTGGTCGGTCGGCTCGTTCTCCTCGTCGCGCATCCCGATGCCGGCGAACCCCTTCGCCGCGAGTGCGTACGAGATGGTGGCGGGCGGCATCGGCTGCGCGCTGGTGGGCCTCGGCCGCGGGGAGCAGCACGGCTTCGTCCTCGGCGAGGTCTCGGCCCGCTCCTGGACGGCGCTCGCGTATCTGGTGGTGTTCGGCTCGATCGTGGCGTTCACGGCATACGCGTGGCTGCTGCACTCGGCCCCGCTGTCGCTGGTGGCGACGTACGCGTACGTCAATCCGGTGGTGGCGGTGCTGCTCGGTGCGCTGATCCTGAACGAGGAGCTGTCGTGGCCGATCGCGCTGGGAGGAGCGGTGGTGGTGGCGGGGGTGTGCCTGATCGTCTCGACGGAACGTCGGCGGTGA
- a CDS encoding aldehyde dehydrogenase family protein yields MTSTHAFWLAGRQATGEATFDVTSPWDGRLVGQVSVPTEAQVEEAVAAAYAVRDEFAATPAHVRAAALDHVSRRLVERTEEIAQLISAENGKPVKWARGEVGRAVSVFRFAAEEARRFNGGEAQRLDTDAGGQGRLALTRRFPKGVVLGIAPFNFPLNLCAHKIAPAIAVGAPIILKPAPATPLSGLIIGELLAETELPAGSWSVLPVPNDKMPALVQDERLPVISFTGSDKVGFAIMDSVPRKHCTLELGGNGAAVVLGDFASEKDLDWAATRIATFSNYQGGQSCISVQRVIADASVHDRLVPKIVAAVEAQVTGDPSDDATDVGPLVSEDAAKRVEAWVDEAVQAGATLLAGGKRDGASYAPTVLADVPADSTIACEEVFGPVLTIRKVDGEAEAFAAVNDSKYGLQAGVFTHDVQTAFRAHRALEVGGVIIGDVPSYRADQMPYGGAKQSGVGREGVAFAMDDYTYERVLVLTGLAL; encoded by the coding sequence ATGACTTCCACCCACGCCTTCTGGCTCGCCGGCCGTCAGGCCACCGGTGAGGCCACCTTCGACGTCACCTCCCCCTGGGACGGACGGCTCGTCGGTCAGGTCTCCGTCCCGACCGAGGCCCAGGTCGAGGAGGCGGTCGCCGCCGCGTACGCCGTGCGCGACGAGTTCGCCGCCACCCCCGCCCACGTACGCGCCGCCGCCCTCGACCACGTGTCGCGCCGGCTCGTCGAGCGCACCGAGGAGATCGCGCAGCTCATCTCCGCCGAGAACGGCAAGCCCGTCAAGTGGGCCCGCGGCGAGGTCGGCCGTGCCGTGTCCGTCTTCCGGTTCGCCGCCGAGGAGGCTCGCCGCTTCAACGGTGGCGAGGCCCAGCGCCTGGACACCGACGCCGGCGGCCAGGGCCGTCTCGCGCTCACCCGCCGCTTCCCCAAGGGTGTCGTCCTCGGGATCGCGCCGTTCAACTTCCCGCTGAACCTCTGCGCGCACAAGATCGCCCCGGCGATCGCCGTCGGCGCGCCGATCATCCTCAAGCCCGCGCCCGCCACCCCGCTCTCCGGCCTGATCATCGGCGAGCTGCTCGCCGAGACCGAGCTGCCCGCGGGCTCCTGGTCCGTGCTGCCGGTGCCGAACGACAAGATGCCCGCCCTCGTCCAGGACGAGCGGCTGCCGGTCATCTCCTTCACCGGTTCCGACAAGGTCGGCTTCGCGATCATGGACTCCGTGCCGCGCAAGCACTGCACCCTGGAGCTCGGCGGCAACGGCGCGGCCGTGGTCCTCGGCGACTTCGCCTCCGAGAAGGACCTGGACTGGGCGGCGACCCGTATCGCCACCTTCTCCAACTACCAGGGCGGCCAGTCCTGCATCTCCGTGCAGCGCGTCATTGCCGACGCCTCCGTCCACGACCGCCTGGTCCCCAAGATCGTCGCGGCGGTCGAGGCCCAGGTCACCGGTGACCCGTCCGACGACGCCACCGATGTCGGCCCCCTCGTCAGCGAGGACGCCGCGAAGCGCGTCGAGGCGTGGGTCGACGAGGCCGTGCAGGCGGGCGCCACGCTCCTGGCCGGCGGCAAGCGTGACGGTGCGTCGTACGCGCCGACCGTCCTCGCCGACGTCCCCGCCGACTCCACCATCGCCTGCGAGGAGGTCTTCGGGCCCGTCCTCACCATCCGCAAGGTGGACGGCGAGGCCGAGGCCTTCGCCGCGGTCAACGACTCCAAGTACGGCCTTCAGGCAGGCGTGTTCACCCACGACGTACAGACCGCCTTCCGTGCCCACCGCGCGCTGGAGGTCGGCGGCGTGATCATCGGCGATGTGCCGTCCTACCGCGCGGACCAGATGCCGTACGGCGGAGCCAAGCAGTCCGGTGTCGGCCGCGAGGGCGTGGCCTTCGCGATGGACGACTACACGTACGAGCGGGTTCTGGTCCTCACTGGACTGGCCCTGTAG
- a CDS encoding acyl-CoA dehydrogenase family protein has protein sequence MTAPLEKNRPKVSEREARQVAEAAREKDWRKPSFAKELFLGRFRLDLIHPHPMPAGEDARRGEEFLAKLRDFCETRIDGALIEREARIPDEVIDGLKELGALGMKIDIKYGGLGLTQVYYNKALALVGSANPAIGALLSAHQSIGVPQPLKIFGTQEQKDAFLPRLARTDISAFLLTEPDVGSDPARLATTAVPDGDDYILDGVKLWTTNGVVADLLVVMARVPKSEGHKGGITAFVVEAASEGITVENRNAFMGLRGLENGVTRFHKVRVPAANRIGAEGAGLKIALTTLNTGRLSLPAMCVGAGKWCLKIAREWSAVREQWGRPVAKHEAVGAKISFIAATTFALEAVLDLSSQMADEDRNDIRIEAALAKLYGSEMAWLMADELVQIRGGRGFETADSLAARGERAVPAEQMLRDLRINRIFEGSTEIMHLLIAREAVDAHLAVAGDIIDPDKTLGDKARAGANAAAFYARWLPKLVTGPGQLPRTYNEFHPPGHPDLSGHLRYVERSARKLARSTFYAMSRWQGRMETKQGFLGRIVDIGAELFAMSAACVRAELLRTTEAHGREAYQLADVFCRQSRIRVEELFTRLWSNTDDLDNKVVGGVLSGTYTWLEEGIVDPSGEGPWIADATPGPAQRENVHRPIR, from the coding sequence ATGACCGCACCACTCGAGAAAAACCGTCCCAAGGTCAGCGAGCGTGAAGCACGACAGGTCGCCGAAGCCGCGCGCGAGAAGGACTGGCGCAAGCCGAGCTTCGCCAAGGAACTGTTCCTCGGCCGCTTCCGGCTCGACCTGATCCATCCGCATCCCATGCCCGCCGGCGAGGACGCCCGCCGCGGCGAGGAATTCCTCGCGAAACTGCGCGACTTCTGCGAGACCCGGATCGACGGCGCGCTCATCGAGCGCGAGGCGCGGATCCCCGACGAGGTGATCGACGGGCTCAAGGAGCTCGGCGCCCTCGGTATGAAGATCGACATCAAGTACGGCGGCCTCGGCCTCACCCAGGTGTACTACAACAAGGCCCTGGCGCTCGTCGGCTCCGCCAACCCCGCGATCGGCGCGCTCCTGTCGGCGCACCAGTCGATCGGCGTACCGCAGCCCCTGAAGATCTTCGGCACGCAGGAGCAGAAGGACGCGTTCCTGCCGCGCCTTGCCCGTACCGATATCTCCGCCTTCCTGCTGACCGAGCCGGACGTCGGCTCGGACCCCGCCCGTCTCGCCACCACCGCCGTCCCCGACGGCGACGACTACATCCTCGACGGCGTCAAGCTCTGGACCACCAACGGCGTCGTCGCCGACCTCCTCGTCGTGATGGCCCGTGTGCCCAAGTCCGAGGGGCACAAGGGCGGCATCACCGCCTTCGTCGTCGAAGCCGCGAGCGAGGGCATCACCGTCGAGAACCGGAACGCCTTCATGGGCCTGCGCGGCCTGGAGAACGGCGTCACCCGCTTCCACAAGGTCCGCGTCCCGGCCGCCAACCGCATCGGCGCCGAAGGTGCCGGACTCAAGATCGCCCTCACCACGCTCAACACGGGCCGGCTCTCGCTGCCCGCGATGTGTGTCGGAGCGGGCAAGTGGTGCCTGAAGATCGCCCGTGAATGGTCGGCGGTGCGCGAGCAGTGGGGCAGGCCGGTCGCCAAGCACGAGGCCGTCGGCGCGAAGATCTCCTTCATCGCGGCGACCACCTTCGCGCTGGAGGCGGTGCTCGACCTCTCGTCCCAGATGGCCGACGAGGACCGCAACGACATCCGTATCGAGGCGGCGCTCGCCAAGCTCTACGGCTCCGAGATGGCCTGGCTGATGGCGGACGAGCTGGTGCAGATCCGCGGCGGCCGCGGCTTCGAGACCGCCGACTCGCTGGCGGCGCGCGGCGAACGGGCCGTCCCCGCCGAGCAGATGCTGCGCGACCTGCGCATCAACCGCATCTTCGAGGGCTCCACCGAGATCATGCATCTGCTGATCGCCCGCGAGGCCGTCGACGCGCATCTCGCCGTGGCCGGGGACATCATCGACCCCGACAAGACGCTCGGCGACAAGGCGAGGGCCGGCGCCAACGCGGCGGCCTTCTACGCCCGCTGGCTGCCGAAGCTGGTCACCGGTCCGGGTCAACTACCGCGCACGTACAACGAATTCCACCCGCCCGGGCACCCGGATCTGTCCGGACACCTGCGCTACGTCGAGCGTTCGGCCCGCAAGCTCGCCCGCTCGACGTTCTACGCGATGTCCCGCTGGCAGGGCCGCATGGAGACGAAGCAGGGCTTCCTCGGCCGGATCGTCGACATCGGAGCCGAACTGTTCGCGATGAGCGCGGCCTGCGTACGTGCCGAACTGCTGCGCACCACCGAGGCGCACGGCCGTGAGGCGTACCAGCTGGCCGACGTGTTCTGCCGGCAGTCCCGCATCCGGGTCGAGGAACTCTTCACCCGTCTGTGGTCGAACACCGACGACCTCGACAACAAGGTCGTGGGCGGTGTGCTGTCCGGCACGTACACCTGGCTGGAGGAGGGCATCGTCGACCCGAGCGGCGAAGGCCCCTGGATCGCGGACGCGACCCCGGGCCCGGCGCAGCGGGAGAATGTCCACCGCCCCATCCGCTGA
- the dxr gene encoding 1-deoxy-D-xylulose-5-phosphate reductoisomerase translates to MSDSPSPLADPHIAFDPSEGRRDIVVLGSTGSIGTQAIDLVLRNPDRFRVTALSAAGGRVGLLAEQARQLRVDTVAVAREDAVPALREALAGQYGTEPLPEILAGPDAATQLAASACHTVLNGITGSIGLAPTLAALEAGRTLALANKESLIVGGPLVKALAAPGQIIPVDSEHAALFQALAAGTRADVRKLVVTASGGPFRGRTRAELANVTPDDALAHPTWAMGPVITINSATLVNKGLEVIEAHLLYDIPFDRIEVVVHPQSYVHSMVEFTDGSTIAQATPPDMRGPIAVGIGWPERVPGAAPAFDWTTASTWEFFPLDTEAFPSVGLARHVGQLGGTAPAVFNAANEECVDAFLAGRLPFNGILDTVTEVVTEHGVPAEGTRLTVSDVLEAETWARARARELAVKATAEARA, encoded by the coding sequence ATGAGCGACAGCCCATCCCCTCTCGCCGACCCCCATATCGCCTTCGATCCGTCCGAAGGCCGCCGGGACATCGTCGTCCTCGGCTCCACCGGGTCCATCGGCACGCAGGCCATCGACCTGGTCCTGCGCAACCCCGACCGCTTCCGCGTCACCGCGCTCTCCGCCGCCGGCGGACGGGTCGGGCTCCTGGCCGAGCAGGCCCGGCAGCTGCGGGTCGACACGGTGGCCGTGGCACGCGAGGACGCCGTGCCCGCGCTGCGCGAGGCGCTCGCGGGGCAGTACGGCACCGAGCCCCTGCCGGAGATCCTCGCCGGGCCGGACGCCGCCACCCAGCTCGCCGCCTCCGCCTGCCACACCGTGCTCAACGGCATCACCGGCTCCATCGGCCTCGCCCCGACCCTTGCCGCGCTCGAGGCGGGCCGCACTCTCGCCCTCGCCAACAAGGAGTCGCTCATCGTCGGCGGGCCGTTGGTGAAGGCGCTCGCCGCGCCCGGCCAGATCATCCCGGTCGACTCCGAGCACGCGGCACTCTTCCAGGCGCTGGCCGCGGGCACCCGGGCCGATGTGCGCAAGCTCGTCGTCACCGCGTCGGGCGGCCCCTTCCGCGGCCGGACCCGCGCGGAACTGGCGAACGTCACCCCCGACGACGCCCTCGCGCACCCCACCTGGGCGATGGGCCCGGTGATCACCATCAACAGCGCGACGCTGGTCAACAAGGGACTGGAGGTCATCGAGGCGCACCTCCTCTACGACATCCCGTTCGACCGCATCGAGGTCGTCGTCCACCCTCAGTCCTATGTCCACTCGATGGTGGAGTTCACGGACGGATCGACCATCGCCCAGGCCACCCCGCCCGACATGCGCGGACCGATCGCCGTCGGCATCGGCTGGCCCGAGCGGGTCCCGGGCGCCGCCCCGGCTTTCGACTGGACCACGGCGTCGACCTGGGAGTTCTTCCCGCTGGACACCGAGGCGTTCCCGTCCGTCGGACTCGCCCGGCACGTGGGGCAGCTGGGCGGCACGGCGCCGGCGGTGTTCAATGCCGCGAACGAGGAGTGCGTCGACGCGTTTCTCGCAGGGCGGCTGCCGTTCAACGGAATCCTGGATACGGTCACCGAAGTCGTCACCGAACACGGAGTGCCCGCCGAGGGAACCCGGCTGACGGTGTCGGACGTCCTGGAAGCGGAGACCTGGGCCCGGGCGAGGGCCCGGGAACTGGCAGTGAAGGCTACGGCGGAGGCTCGCGCATGA
- a CDS encoding M50 family metallopeptidase, producing the protein MTILLTVLGIALFAVGLLISIAWHELGHLSTAKLFGIRVPQYMVGFGPTIWSRHKGETEYGIKAIPMGGYIRMIGMFPPGEDGRLEARSTSPWRGMIEDARSAAFEELKPGDEKRLFYTRKPWKRVIVMFAGPFMNLILAVAIFLGVAMTFGFATQTTEVAGVQKCVISQSENRDTCAKGDPVSPAEAAGLKTGDKIVAFNGKPVDDWATLSNRIRETIGPATITVERGGQEQVLEATLAKNSVAKKNADGEVVPGQYVPAGYLGFAAKTEILPLSFPDSVDRMGDMIENGVESMVALPAKVPDLWNAAFSDGDRKDDSPVGVVGAARISGEVMNLDAPAQNLIAMFMMLLAGFNLSLFLFNMLPLLPLDGGHIAGALWESVRRNLAKLFRRPDPGPFDVAKLMPVAYVVAGIFICFTLLVLVADIVNPVKIS; encoded by the coding sequence ATGACGATTCTGTTGACGGTCCTCGGCATAGCTCTCTTCGCAGTGGGGCTGCTGATCTCCATCGCCTGGCACGAGCTCGGCCACCTTTCCACGGCCAAGCTCTTCGGCATCCGCGTCCCCCAGTACATGGTCGGCTTCGGCCCGACCATCTGGTCGCGGCACAAGGGCGAGACGGAGTACGGCATCAAGGCCATCCCCATGGGCGGCTACATCCGCATGATCGGGATGTTCCCGCCCGGCGAGGACGGCCGGCTGGAGGCGCGGTCGACGTCGCCCTGGCGCGGAATGATCGAGGACGCCCGCTCGGCGGCCTTCGAGGAACTGAAGCCCGGGGACGAGAAGCGGCTCTTCTACACGCGCAAGCCCTGGAAGCGCGTGATCGTGATGTTCGCCGGGCCGTTCATGAACCTGATCCTCGCCGTCGCGATCTTCCTCGGGGTGGCGATGACCTTCGGCTTCGCGACCCAGACCACCGAGGTCGCCGGGGTCCAGAAGTGCGTCATCTCCCAGAGCGAGAACCGTGACACCTGCGCCAAGGGCGACCCGGTCTCGCCCGCCGAGGCCGCCGGGCTGAAGACGGGCGACAAGATCGTCGCCTTCAACGGCAAGCCGGTCGACGACTGGGCCACCCTGTCGAACCGCATCCGCGAGACCATCGGCCCGGCCACCATCACCGTCGAGCGCGGCGGACAGGAGCAGGTCCTCGAGGCCACGCTCGCCAAGAACTCGGTGGCCAAGAAGAACGCCGACGGCGAGGTCGTCCCCGGGCAGTACGTCCCCGCGGGCTACCTCGGCTTCGCCGCCAAGACCGAGATCCTGCCGCTGTCCTTCCCCGATTCGGTCGACCGCATGGGCGACATGATCGAGAACGGTGTCGAGTCCATGGTGGCGCTGCCCGCCAAGGTCCCGGACCTGTGGAACGCCGCCTTCAGCGACGGCGACCGCAAGGACGACTCCCCGGTGGGCGTGGTCGGTGCGGCCCGTATCAGCGGTGAGGTGATGAACCTCGACGCACCGGCACAGAACCTGATCGCGATGTTCATGATGCTGCTCGCCGGCTTCAACCTGTCGCTGTTCCTGTTCAACATGCTGCCGCTGCTGCCGCTGGACGGCGGTCATATCGCGGGCGCCCTGTGGGAGTCCGTACGCCGCAATCTCGCCAAGCTGTTCCGGCGCCCCGATCCCGGCCCCTTCGACGTGGCCAAGCTGATGCCGG